The following coding sequences are from one Methanococcoides orientis window:
- a CDS encoding thiamine pyrophosphate-dependent enzyme: MSNSLASMGFGLSAEISVCLIHHEKKVVTIAGDAGILMNLQDLETAVRLNCNLVIIIYNDSFYGLIEWESNQKFGESFDSSFKNPDFMGLTNSFGARGIRISIADELGETLLSAFKEGGVWLIDFIPPHDRYYLSQALQLNFDLLLTSDIILERDSMNYNSPKLPVMTPLPERIGKNK; this comes from the coding sequence ATGTCAAACAGCTTGGCTTCCATGGGATTTGGCCTATCTGCCGAGATATCGGTCTGCCTTATACACCATGAAAAGAAAGTTGTGACAATTGCAGGAGATGCCGGCATTCTTATGAATCTCCAGGATCTGGAAACTGCTGTGAGACTGAACTGCAATCTTGTGATCATTATTTATAACGATTCATTCTACGGCCTCATAGAGTGGGAAAGCAATCAGAAATTCGGAGAATCCTTCGATAGCTCTTTCAAGAACCCGGACTTCATGGGACTGACAAACAGTTTTGGTGCCAGAGGAATACGCATTAGTATCGCTGACGAACTTGGTGAGACCCTGCTATCTGCCTTTAAGGAAGGAGGCGTCTGGTTGATCGACTTTATCCCCCCTCACGATCGATACTACCTTTCTCAGGCACTCCAGTTAAATTTTGATTTGCTTTTGACATCGGACATCATATTAGAGAGAGATTCCATGAATTATAATAGTCCAAAATTGCCAGTAATGACACCATTACCAGAACGGATAGGGAAGAATAAATAA
- a CDS encoding helix-turn-helix transcriptional regulator gives MEIEDKTLKLIGDSKDGVYQNELWKMLEIDSRKCSRVITKLMNANLIYRESAVNNGARTYLIKVVKPEEESFDLLLAGEMFSPCAGCRLACQPEICELLSTWINQIKMEDEVEKDEE, from the coding sequence ATGGAAATAGAAGATAAAACTCTCAAACTGATAGGCGACAGTAAAGACGGTGTCTACCAGAACGAACTCTGGAAAATGCTGGAGATCGACAGTCGCAAGTGTTCAAGGGTCATCACCAAGTTGATGAACGCAAACCTCATATATCGTGAGTCTGCGGTCAACAACGGTGCCAGGACCTATTTGATTAAAGTAGTTAAACCGGAAGAAGAATCCTTTGACCTTCTTCTCGCAGGAGAGATGTTCTCACCCTGTGCAGGCTGCAGATTAGCCTGCCAGCCCGAGATCTGCGAACTACTCTCCACCTGGATCAACCAGATAAAAATGGAAGATGAGGTAGAAAAAGACGAAGAATGA
- a CDS encoding DUF3467 domain-containing protein, which translates to MTEEKKNPEGKVAKKLKIEIRKPEDFKQVYAIGALGGHSPYDFRIGFYNDSPKGFDKSSNSQVVQRSIETEVILSPLAALELSHWLEQHIRDYEAMFGPITRVQKQPPKMKQPEDTSEIQGYI; encoded by the coding sequence ATGACAGAAGAGAAAAAGAATCCTGAAGGTAAAGTGGCAAAGAAGTTGAAGATCGAGATCAGGAAACCTGAGGACTTCAAACAGGTTTATGCCATCGGCGCACTTGGCGGACACAGCCCATATGATTTCAGGATCGGCTTCTACAATGACAGCCCAAAGGGATTCGATAAGTCATCTAATTCACAGGTGGTCCAGAGAAGCATTGAGACAGAAGTGATACTATCCCCTCTTGCGGCACTGGAGCTTTCCCACTGGCTTGAGCAGCACATCCGCGACTATGAGGCAATGTTCGGACCGATCACCAGAGTGCAGAAGCAACCACCAAAAATGAAGCAGCCTGAGGATACATCCGAGATACAGGGATATATCTAA
- a CDS encoding DEAD/DEAH box helicase, with protein MTLWTFLKAEKAKVIIMAIKDRKRLPQFTGELILRKTDAGPRPHKFRIFRDEKDELRPPQEFIDLLRMSERILIDIESEKKGAGDVKELLAGFHLDWEHAHVCRFCLLKKRFNFINKKSIKYHHELICEECAKEELDRALRNAHSYFGDEAAERIQQIMLTTRDLDRTIGMLSPEDLDLEYTRFDTIEAQTQLTQIRIKDIPLSKKFKKILLKKSDTLLPVQSLSVEKGLLKRKNQLVTSVTATGKTLIGEIAGIENIIRGQGKMLYLVPLVALANQKYDQFNKRYSELGLKASIRVGSSRIRTSKTKSMRRTLDSDIIVATYEGLDYILRSKDSDLLGQIGSVVIDEVHMIEDAERGHRVDGLIGRLKYVASGAQFIYLSATVAKPKLLAKRLNAELVEYEYRPVPIERHLLFCPESNKIRLMSKLVQDEYAKTSSKGHKGQTIIFTNSRRNCHRIAQALPISTAPYHAGLSMQERKKVERRFEKGDLPVVVTTAALAAGVDFPASQVIFESLSMGIEWLTMQEFLQMLGRAGRPDFHDRGVVVVLATPQKSYTSEQTGTEEEVAIKLLNGEMEHTDVEYGEEEQMEEILATAAVTSSKRDLEAIHKGMLANYSLKALLSRLQKKKFLTIKGDNIALTKLGSIAAGHFLSVSKAFLIRDAVLSEHQPVEIITNLEFFEAVYFKYAAQISTALKINMPSRVFQGASMDIVLEGENLSRLEMKMQDQILNFATDFLTCGCKESPYCGCPERLFSEKIINLRVDGYDPIQIVNYLEDKYGITAYPGDLLGYLDDAIRNLDAVEKIAKAYSKKDLASSAKHLKKLIVR; from the coding sequence ATGACTCTGTGGACATTTCTCAAGGCCGAAAAGGCCAAGGTCATTATAATGGCCATTAAGGACAGGAAACGACTCCCCCAGTTCACCGGAGAGCTTATCCTTAGAAAAACAGATGCAGGCCCACGTCCACATAAGTTCCGTATATTCAGGGATGAAAAGGATGAACTCAGGCCACCTCAAGAGTTCATCGACCTGTTAAGGATGTCAGAACGTATTCTGATCGATATTGAAAGCGAGAAGAAGGGAGCAGGAGATGTTAAGGAGCTACTTGCAGGGTTCCATCTTGATTGGGAGCATGCACATGTGTGCAGGTTCTGCCTTTTGAAAAAGAGATTCAACTTTATCAATAAGAAATCCATCAAATACCATCATGAGCTTATTTGTGAGGAATGTGCAAAAGAAGAACTGGACCGTGCACTTCGAAATGCACATAGCTATTTCGGAGATGAAGCAGCAGAACGGATCCAGCAGATCATGCTCACCACACGGGACCTTGACCGCACAATAGGCATGTTGAGCCCGGAAGATCTTGACCTTGAGTACACACGTTTTGATACCATAGAGGCCCAGACACAGCTCACGCAGATCAGGATAAAGGATATCCCGCTGTCAAAGAAATTCAAAAAGATATTACTGAAGAAGTCCGATACTCTGTTACCCGTACAATCCCTGTCGGTGGAAAAGGGACTGTTAAAGCGTAAGAACCAACTTGTGACATCGGTAACTGCTACTGGAAAGACGCTCATTGGAGAGATCGCCGGTATTGAGAACATCATACGTGGCCAGGGGAAGATGCTATATCTTGTACCGCTTGTGGCACTTGCGAACCAGAAGTATGACCAGTTCAACAAGAGGTATTCCGAACTCGGCCTTAAGGCATCCATACGAGTGGGAAGTTCCAGGATACGGACATCCAAGACAAAATCCATGCGAAGGACACTTGATTCGGACATAATTGTGGCCACATATGAGGGTCTTGACTACATACTAAGGTCTAAGGATTCCGACCTCCTGGGACAGATAGGCTCTGTTGTTATCGATGAGGTCCACATGATAGAAGATGCAGAGCGTGGCCACAGAGTAGACGGACTTATCGGAAGGCTGAAGTACGTTGCATCTGGTGCACAGTTCATATATCTTTCAGCAACCGTGGCTAAACCGAAACTGCTTGCAAAAAGGCTTAATGCCGAGCTTGTGGAGTATGAATACAGGCCTGTGCCTATTGAGCGGCATCTGTTATTCTGCCCGGAGAGCAACAAGATCAGACTTATGTCAAAGCTTGTGCAGGATGAGTATGCAAAAACATCATCCAAAGGTCACAAGGGACAGACGATCATTTTTACAAATTCCCGAAGGAACTGCCATCGAATAGCTCAGGCACTTCCAATATCTACTGCCCCTTACCATGCAGGCCTTTCCATGCAGGAGAGGAAGAAGGTAGAGAGACGTTTTGAGAAAGGAGATCTACCCGTCGTGGTCACAACCGCTGCACTTGCAGCAGGTGTTGATTTCCCTGCATCACAGGTCATATTCGAATCCCTTTCAATGGGTATCGAGTGGCTTACCATGCAGGAGTTCCTGCAGATGCTGGGACGTGCAGGAAGGCCGGATTTCCATGATAGGGGCGTGGTAGTGGTACTTGCTACTCCACAAAAGAGCTATACAAGCGAGCAGACAGGCACAGAGGAAGAGGTTGCCATTAAGCTTCTTAACGGAGAGATGGAACACACCGATGTGGAATATGGAGAAGAGGAACAGATGGAGGAGATCCTGGCCACTGCTGCAGTGACATCATCAAAGCGTGACCTTGAGGCGATACATAAGGGTATGCTTGCAAATTATTCTTTGAAAGCACTCCTTTCAAGGCTCCAGAAAAAGAAGTTCCTGACCATCAAAGGAGACAATATAGCACTTACAAAGTTAGGAAGCATTGCGGCCGGGCATTTCCTTTCTGTTTCAAAGGCATTCCTGATAAGAGATGCAGTACTTTCCGAGCACCAGCCAGTGGAAATAATAACCAACCTGGAGTTCTTTGAAGCGGTCTATTTCAAGTACGCAGCGCAGATCTCCACTGCACTGAAGATCAATATGCCTTCAAGGGTGTTCCAGGGCGCTTCCATGGACATTGTGCTTGAGGGTGAGAACCTTTCCAGGCTCGAGATGAAGATGCAGGACCAGATCCTGAACTTTGCTACTGATTTCCTGACCTGCGGTTGTAAGGAAAGTCCTTATTGCGGTTGCCCCGAGAGGTTGTTCTCAGAGAAGATCATTAACCTGAGAGTGGATGGTTATGACCCCATACAGATCGTGAACTACCTTGAGGATAAATATGGCATTACTGCGTACCCGGGAGACCTGCTTGGATATCTGGATGATGCGATACGCAACCTTGATGCTGTTGAAAAGATCGCAAAGGCATATTCCAAGAAGGACCTGGCAAGTTCGGCGAAGCACCTTAAGAAGCTTATCGTGAGATGA
- a CDS encoding LSM domain-containing protein: MFPNKKVQKLVGSKVQVEMKGNQHILEGTLESADDYLNLHLVDTVEIADGQRLRSLGSVVLRGNNIILIVPVEN, encoded by the coding sequence TTGTTCCCAAATAAGAAAGTTCAGAAATTGGTAGGATCTAAGGTCCAGGTAGAGATGAAAGGCAACCAGCATATTCTTGAAGGTACATTAGAAAGTGCTGACGATTACCTTAACCTTCACCTTGTGGACACTGTTGAGATAGCTGACGGACAGCGCCTGCGCTCTCTTGGTTCCGTTGTATTGAGAGGAAACAACATAATCCTGATCGTACCTGTAGAGAACTAA